The nucleotide sequence GAAGATGGAAGTGATGCTTCGTAGAATGAAAATGAGAGACTACTACGATATTTATGCTATTCTGAAAGAGGGGTATGATATTTCAAAAGGAATTGATGCTGCATTGAAATACTCACAGCATAAGTTAAATACCAAAAACATCGTAATGATGCTGTTGTCAGACAGGTTTATGTCGGACGAAAATTTCGAGCAACTCGATCCGAAATACCATGTGTCGAAAGAGGAGATTCGCGAGTATATTCTTCAAAAACTGAAGAACGCAGTATTGGCATAATTTCTATATTTCATTAGCTTACCGTAATCCTGAATTGGCATTAACCATTTACACTCTCGTAAGTCAGTTCTGCTGGATTTTCAAATCGTTTCTCAATTTCTTTGATCATCTAGTATACTTTTCAATTAGAATGGTGGGATAGTTTACTAATCATTGTTATATCCTTTAGCTTTTAATATTTCCAAGGCTTCGTCAAATTCTTTTAGGGTTAAGCCACTATAAAAAACGGGGTCATAAATAAGAGCCAACATCTCTTTATAGTCAGGTTTAATTACAATATTATCTAAAGAATCGATCTCCAAAACATTGTCATCAGGATTATTATGATCAAAACCCAATGCACAATATAGCGAGTTGAATATATTCATATTTAGTTTCCGGACATCTATTTCCTTAGCTACGGATCTAATATCACTTTTCAATCGCCTTGGAAACATCATTACTCCCACCACGGTTTCACTATCAGACAATATACCCTCCAACTTTGTCCCACTCCTATAGTGAATGCTTATACTAGGATAGTTCTCCGGAGATTTCTTTCCAACGATTAGTCGCAACTGTTTGCTGACTGAATTGAAAGCATCCACCGCCTTATTAAAATACAATGAATCTTCTTTCGAATAATTATCATTTAAACTGATATAGATTTCCGATGGCCATTTAACAAATAAACTATCATGAAAAGAATAACTCCGAACATAATCAAGAAAATGAAGGGGTATATTATTAGCAAATACATAATCCGCAATTTTCTGAGGAGCATTAACATGATAAAGCACATCGCCAAAATCTTTTTCAAACTGTTGTCTAGTGTACCGAACCGGGATAGAAGGTTCATAAAGTAACTTAACCACCTCTTTATCAATATCA is from uncultured Macellibacteroides sp. and encodes:
- a CDS encoding DUF2927 domain-containing protein; the encoded protein is MTISNQKIFIFFALCYIVFLLPGCNHSNRQDLKEKYSVEAINYFYETVFYEDYVGKLDICKKWNKDLYFYVNGDFSVHDADDVQSVISHLTSLDLPVNFYTASDSSSANVSVYYGSYPYLEERMGLKNREYEPFAGVGYTHKSNSEIVWAKVGIANDARKYKRVSKQDSTKLRYHILLEESVQVLGVTGDSWQYPHSSFFEGAGLSPTLSDIDKEVVKLLYEPSIPVRYTRQQFEKDFGDVLYHVNAPQKIADYVFANNIPLHFLDYVRSYSFHDSLFVKWPSEIYISLNDNYSKEDSLYFNKAVDAFNSVSKQLRLIVGKKSPENYPSISIHYRSGTKLEGILSDSETVVGVMMFPRRLKSDIRSVAKEIDVRKLNMNIFNSLYCALGFDHNNPDDNVLEIDSLDNIVIKPDYKEMLALIYDPVFYSGLTLKEFDEALEILKAKGYNND